The following proteins come from a genomic window of Archocentrus centrarchus isolate MPI-CPG fArcCen1 chromosome 3, fArcCen1, whole genome shotgun sequence:
- the gtf2a2 gene encoding transcription initiation factor IIA subunit 2 has translation MAYQLYRNTTLGNSLQESLDELIQTQQITPQLALQVLLQFDKAINTALANRVRNRVNFRGSLNTYRFCDNVWTFVLNDVEFREVTELVKVDKVKIVACDGKSESTHNKTDK, from the exons ATGGCGTATCAGCTGTACAGAAACACGACGCTGGGGAACAGCCTGCAGGAGAGTCTGGACGAGCTCATACAG ACTCAGCAAATCACTCCTCAGCTCGCTCTTCAGGTCCTCCTTCAGTTCGATAAAGCCATAAACACAGCGCTCGCCAACCGAGTCCGCAACAGAGTCAATTTCAGG GGATCTCTGAACACATACAGGTTCTGTGACAACGTGTGGACGTTCGTTCTGAACGACGTTGAGTTCAGAGAGGTCACCGAGCTCGTGAAGGTCGACAAGGTCAAGATTGTTGCCTGTGATGGAAAGAGCGAGTCGACCCATAACAAAACCGATAAATG a
- the znf395a gene encoding zinc finger protein 395a, with protein MIPKARLGKRSPLGALVTSTCPGAHPEMGENAVMMATGQQATSRADGHLGLKVYFQCGGTGDSSVDRLEGSPFSCNRSVSSCIDVPKSQRSPHEVDMNELMAAMVLSSLSCSPLLHSPAQPDMPVAQMERAGGEISDSGYWSVGHAHRSPAPSPPIKESDATPVMPPDEGVDMELDQVLFDVPAPRKRKNSVKLAYRCLWPSCGKVLTSVVGIKRHIRTTHLCRGGEHERCSRSEEDFYYTEINQWEHPQQRSPPHSGLCGSSPASPAASPSSPPSPPPPSPPSLSCATLSRSAPSSSGSFWQVQSEHSYQAPPQSQHVVSAATTPSCRWTAPPTTCHKQGQSFRVRSVSVGEQWLQHQSAPCRRIRGEAKKCRKVYGIEHRDQWCTACRWKKACQRFLD; from the exons ATGATACCAAAGGCTCGTCTGGGGAAGCGTTCTCCTCTCGGGGCACTTGTGACCTCCACCTGTCCGGGGGCCCACCCGGAGATGGGCGAGAACGCAGTCATGATGGCGACGGGGCAGCAAGCCACAAGCAGAGCAGACGGCCATCTCGGATTAAAG GTATATTTCCAGTGTGGAGGAACAGGTGACTCTTCAGTCGATCGTCTCGAAGGCTCGCCTTTTTCCTGCAACAGATCTGTGTCCTCCTGCATCGACGTGCCCAAAAG TCAGAGGAGTCCACATGAGGTGGACATGAATGAGCTGATGGCAGCGATGGTTCTCAGCAGTTTGTCCTGTAGCCCACTGCTGCATAGCCCCGCCCAGCCTGACATGCCAG TAGCTCAGATGGAGCGTGCAGGCGGCGAGATCTCTGACAGCGGCTACTGGAGCGTCGGACATGCCCACAGAAGCCCGGCTCCTTCTCCACCAATCAAAGAGTCTGACGCCACCCCAGTCATGCCTCCTGATGAGGGTGTGGACATGGAGCTGGACCAGGTGCTATTTGATGTGCCAGCGCCACGGAAGCGCAAG AACTCGGTGAAGCTGGCGTACAGGTGTCTGTGGCCGAGCTGCGGGAAGGTGCTGACGTCTGTGGTGGGAATTAAACGCCACATCAGGACGACACACCTGTG CCGCGGCGGCGAACATGAGCGCTGCTCCCGCAGTGAGGAGGATTTTTACTACACTGAGATCAACCAATGGGAGCATCCACAGCAGCGGTCACCTCCCCATTCCGGCCTCTGTGGTTCCTCCCCCGCCTCGCCAGCCGCATCCCCGTCTTCCCCTCCGAGCCCGCCACCTCCATCTCCGCCCTCTCTTTCCTGTGCCACCCTGAGCCGCTCCGCCCCCTCGTCTTCTGGCAGCTTCTGGCAGGTCCAATCAGAACACTCCTACCAG gctccTCCTCAGAGTCAACACGTGGTGTCAGCAGCAACCACGCCCTCTTGCCGTTGGACAGCCCCGCCCACCACCTGCCACAAACAG ggTCAGTCGTTTCGGGTGCGCTCGGTCAGCGTGGGAGAGCAGTGGCTGCAGCATCAGAGCGCCCCCTGCAG gagGATTCGCGGCGAGGCCAAAAAGTGTCGTAAAGTTTACGGCATCGAGCACAGAGACCAGTGGTGCACGGCCTGCCGCTGGAAGAAAGCCTGCCAGCGTTTCCTCGACTGA